The Planctomycetota bacterium nucleotide sequence TCCGGGACGTCAACGACAGGTTCTTGATCAGGTACGTCTCGAACGATTGCTTGCCGCCGATGGTGTCGATCAGCTTCTTGAATGACGCATCGAATGGCGTGACATCGAACTCGGCCGCCAGGTTTACCCCTTCGGCCAACTGCTCGCGAGTGAACTCCTTGGTCTCCTTGCCCCATTTGACCTGCGCCTTGGGAGCGTCCAGGTTCGTGACCTTCAGCGTCAGTCGATTCAAATCCTGGTTGAACGGTAGGAAGGGCAGAATGCTCCGCGTGCCATCCCAGGCCTTCGGGCTACCATCAAAGCAGAATGGCCAGCGAACGCTCTCCAACTCGACCGCGCCCGCGGCATAGTTCAACACCGTGTGCCCTGGCGAAGCGGCGGCCGAGCCGCGCATGTCGACGGTGATCGTGCCGATCTCGCCATCGAAGCCCAGCCCCTTCAAAAAGGCGTAAGCCATAATCAACTGCCCGTTCGGGCCAGGATGAAACCCGTCGGGACCACAGACCGGGTACTTCTCACCCAGCGCGGCCTGGGCGCGGCGCATCGTGTCAATCATCGGTTGATGCACGTCGGCGAACAGCAGCTTGTTCTCCTGGGCCAGGCGACGATCGATGTCGCGCAGCCGCCCCAGGTTTTCGTTATAGGCCACGTGGGCCGGACGATCGCCCAGCATTTGCCCCGGGCGGAAGAAGTGGTCGTCGACCGCGCCGGGCGAGCCGACCACGATGGTCCGCACGATTAAGCCCTGAAGCTTGGCCAGCACGTTCCGCATGTTCTTTTCGTAGTTCGCGCCGACACCGTCGTCATACGGCCGATAGCCGCCGTCATTCATCCCATAGCACAACGTCACCACCGTCGGCTTGAACAGCCCCAGGTCCGGCTCGACGCGCGGCGTGAAGCCGAGCGCCGTTTCGCCACCCCAGCCGAACTGCAACACCTTCAGGTTCTTCAAACCCGAGCAGGCCAGCACGTAGGCTTCGATGTACTTGCTGTACAGCTTTTGCTCGGTGATCGAGTCGCCAGCAATCGCCAGCCGATCGCCCGAGCGCAGCGCCGGCTCGGCCGACGCCGACCGCGCCACGAAGTTACCGACGAACAACAAGAGTGCGACGGCCAGAAGTCGAATCGTGCGCTGCATGGCGAACTCCGAGCAAGCTTGAGTCAGGTAGGTACACTCCGCGAGGAGGGTGTATCGTAATCGGAAACAGCGCCCGGCAATACCGGGCCAGCACGGAAAATCGCCGCAACACTATGTTGCGGTGAAAGGTGCAAAGCGGCCGCAATCGGCGCTGACGCAACTCATGGGTGGCCCAGGTGCCTGCACCTGGGCGGCCGCAGGCCGCAGGAAACATCGAGCGCCGGCCCGCGCACGTGGTGACCTTCCACTGGACAACACGTGCTCATCAAGTTTCTTGTTGCTGCGCAACACCGATTGCGGAGCAATCGGTGCCACCCTCGTATCCTACGCCATACGTGATTTCAGTTGCGCAGCGCTTCAATGACGCGATCGCCCATTTGCGCCGTGGTCAGTTTCCCGCCCAAGTCGGGCGTGCCGTGACCGGCGGCCAAGGTGCGCTCGACCGCGCGGCGTACCACGGCCGCGGCCTCGAACAGTTCGAGCCAATCGAGCATCATCGCCGCGCTCAGAATCGCCGCCACCGGATTGGCCAGCCCGCGTCCGGCGATGTCGGGGGCCGAACCGTGGACGGGCTCGAACATCGACGGGAACTTGCGCTCGGGATTGGTGTTGGTGCTCGGCGCCAGTCCCAATCCTCCCGAGATCACGCCGCCAAGATCGGTCAGCAGATCGCCGAACAGATTCGACGCCACCACCACATCGAACGTCTGGGGGCAGCGGACAAAGTTCATCGCCGCCGCGTCGCAGTGTTGCCTGTCGGCCGCGACATCGGGATATTGCCCGCGCAGCTCTTCCAGGATTTCGTCCCACATCACGTACGAGTAGCGCTGGGCGTTGCTCTTGGTGATCATCGTCAGGTGCTTGCGCCGGCGTCGGGCCAGGTCGAAGCCAAACCGCAGAATCCGCTCGACGCCGTGCCGGGTGTGAATGGCCGTCTGCATGGCGCACTCGTCGGGCTGGCCAACTTTGAACCGGCCGCCGATGTCGACATATTCCCCCTCGGAGTTCTCGCGAATCACGACCAGGTCGATGTCGTCGGGGCCGCGCCCCGCCAACGGGCCGCGCACACCCGGGTACAACTTGGCCGGTCGGACGCACGCATATTGATCGAACGCTTGCCTGATTCGCACCAAAGGAGCGAGCGTGAAGTGATCGGGTAACAGCGTCGGCCAGCCGACCGCGCCAAGCAGAATTGCGTCGAAGGGCCGCAGCACTTCCAAGAAGTTCTCGGGCACGACCGCGCCCGTCTGCTTGTAGAACTCGACGCCCCAGGGGAGCGAGGTTTTCTCCAAGCGGAACGTCCCCGCTTGCCGCTCGAGCGCCTCGAGCACGCGCACGGCCTCGGCCGTCACTTCCACGCCAATCCCGTCGCCGGGGTAGATCGCGATGCGAAATGTTTTCATCTTGCCCACCACAAAAGGGGACACCATAAAAGGGGTCAGGACTCATTGAAGCAGGGTATGGCACGTGGTAAGCTGCGCGCCATGCCGAGACCACACCGTGCCGACGAAGCTGGCGGACTTTACCACGCGCTTAATCGCGCTAATGGGCGGCGGCGCATCTTTCGCAAGGATGCCGATTACGACGCCTTCGAACGAGTCCTGGCGGCTGGCCTCCAACGCTACGCGGTCGAACTGTACGCCTACCAACTGATGCCTAACCATTGGCACCTGGTGCTTCGTGCCGGGCGCAACGGCGAGATGAGCCGCTTCATGCGCTGGATCACTGCCACGCACACCATGCGCCATCATGCCCATTATCATACCGCGGGGCAGGGCCATTTGTACCAGGGGCGTTTCAAGAGCTTTCCGATCCAGGACGATGCCCACTTCCTTGCCGTCTGCCGTTACGTCGAGCGCAATGCCGTCCGCGCCCAGTTGGCCCGTCGCGCCGAACAGTGGCGGTGGGGTTCGCTCTGGCGGTGGCGGCAACGGGTCGAACCAGCGCCGCAGCTTCTATCGGCCTGGCCGATTCCGCGTTCCGCCCAGTGGATGGCAAACGTCAACAAGCCGCTGGCCAGGTCGGAATTGGAACGCCTGCGGCATGCGGCACAGCGAGGCACTCCGTACGGCGAAGCAGCCTGGGTGGAAACGACGGCCCGCCGTTTGAAGCTGGACTCGACCCTTCGTCCCCGTGGTCGGCCGCGAGTCCGCCTTAATAACCAATAATGAGTCCTGACCCCTTTGAATTGCTCTGACCCCTTTGAATTGCTTCTTTTACACTTCTTTGTAGATCACCTGCGTAACGCCTTCGTTCGTAAGTAAGGCAAACTCGCAATCTAGCGTCGGTATATCCATGCCCAGGATTCCGAACGGAGCGTCTTCCAGTAGCCCACTCATTATGCCTTTTGCTTGGCGTTTCTGGCTTGGCACTTCCAGATGAAAATTCCGCCCCCCGAACAAGTCCGTGTTCCTGCCAGAAGTCGCGCCTTTCATGCGAAGTATTTCGCCCAGTTCTTTGACTATCCCGAACGATTGCCCCGATAGCATTAGCGGGGTTTGGCTAGTGGATACCAAAGAACATGCGCATTGAACTGCAAAGAGTCGTTCCCTGTCCACAACGTCATTGAAGATGAATCGGGGAAGATCAATGTTCAGGTTCTGATCACCACGCATGGCGTAACTGAACATCCCGGTCGGCTCAATCGGCCACGTGTCATAGTCTGCGGCGTGAAGCGAATAATGAGCAGCGACAAGCATAGCTCGATAATGCGTATCAACCAAAAAGATCATCTTCCGGAAGTTTTCAAAGACATCGTTGTCACGAGTGAACAGGTAGGTGGGCTGACCGTACAGAATGCAATGAAACACTGCGCTGACGATCAATTCGTCATCCGTGGTTTTCCTTGCCTTTACGGGATCTCGGAATCCCTTAATGGCCATTCGCCATGCTCGGTCGCCCAATGGTGCGAATCTACGCTGTAGCTCTTCCTCAGTTGGGTCACGTCCGTTACGTGCCTTGAACTTCGCTGCTTCGACAAACGCAACATTCCTTCTGAACCACAACAGGCACTTGTAGTAGTTCGCAGCGTATCGAAGGTGATCGTTCCAGTCTGCAAAGCTGGTGAACGAAACATTGCTGTGGCCAATGCCTTGTCCTTCACCATGCTTGACATCAGCCAGCAGTTGCCGAAAAGCAACATTACGGGTGGTATCCACGTAATCACGAAGTTCGTTCCAAACGCCTTCGGTAATGCAGACGTGTTTCCTGGCCATTTCTTGCCAGACGGCTTCTGGAATGTCGTGGCTAGTGATGAAGCCAGTATCGAGGAAGATCCTTGCGCTAGGCGGCATCTTCTTCAGCATTCCCAGGAGCTCGCCGTATGACCACGGCAAGGATGGCAGGGATCGTTCCCATGAAAGCGGCGCAATCCGAATATAGCCCGATGGCAACCTGATACGTTTGATGTCTCGATAAACGACTTTGTCAGGCCGTTTGTCAAAGGCGTGCCGATTAGTGGGATTGAATTTCATCCCCCGGATGCTGTTCTTGTACTTTTCAAGCCACTCCAAAGCTTCAGATGGTGGCGTTTGATCAAGATCGTTCATTTCAGGGCAGGGCAGTTCAAAGGGGTCAGGCAGTTCAAAGGGGTCAGGACTCATTAACGCGGCGAGTTCTGTCTCACTTCAGTGCGCGGCCAGGCTTTGCACCACGCGCAGGGCTTCGGCAATGTGCCGGTCGGCCGAGAATTGCGCGTTGAAGACGTGCCGCACGATTCCTTGCCCGTCGATCACGTAGGTGACACGCCCCGGAATGATGCCCAGCGTCTTGGGCACGGCGAACGCCCGGCGTAGCGAGCCGTCGGCGTCGCTGACCAGCAGGAAGGGCAACTTCCGTTCGGCGGCGAACTGGCGATGGCTTTCTAGCGAGTCGGAGCTGATGCCGATGACCGTTGCGCCGGCTTTGACGAAGTCTTCGTACGAATCGCGGAAGGCACAGGCCTGGGCCGTGCAGACCGAGGTGTTGTCCTTGGGATAGAAATAGACCACGACCGGCCGGCCGCGCAACGCGGCCAGCGAAACCTTGGTACCGTCGTGCGCTTCGGCGGTGAAGTTGGGCGCCGGGTCGCCGATTTTCAGAGTGGTGGCCATCATACCTCCCACGACGAACGCGCCGACCACCGTGGCCGCCAACGCGCCGAGTAATAGCAAGCCGCGAGTACGCCAAAGCTGACGAGTGCTACCCATCGAATCGGCCCCGCTTCATAGACAACCGAACCATTGAAAACGATGAACAGCATGAAAGCGTGCAAGGTCCGATCGATCCAAACGCTGCGCGCGGCATAGCGCCGTGGGGCGAGCCACCAGCAGAGCAAGTCGACGAGCCAGAGCACCGTGAACAGATACGAAACATAAACCCCTTCCCCCACGCCCGCCACGCGCAACGTCTTTTCAAACGCCCGACTGTGCGACCAGCCGTGGACAAAGTGAAACGCCAGCCCCAGGTGGACAATGAAGCAGACCACGGCCCAGGTCCAGCACCAGCGGGCCAACGCACCACGCGGCGTCTCGGCTGACCAATCCTCCGCGCGACAAAAGAGCATGGCCAACAGCGCGGCCAGGTACCAGGCCAGCGACAGCCGAATTGAATTGCGCGTCAGCGCGTCCCCCGGGTTCACGGCCAGCGCAAGGGACAAACCACTGGCGGCCAGCAACAAAGCCGGCCCCAACAGGAGCATCCACGCATTGACTCGACCGAGGGACATTGTCTGATACCGCCGACACGGCGAACAGGTTTCAAAAGCCGCCTCAATCGTAACCCTATGCCGTTTGCTTTCAACCGCCCGCGGCGTGTCGTAGACTGGCGGGCAACGTCGCCAGGTGTCGTCGCTTACGCCGCTCGCACGCGAAAGGGTTCGTTATGACTCGCAGCATCGTCTTGGGTTTGGTCTGGTCGCTGGCCGCCGCGGCCTGGGACGTGAACGTGCAAGGCGGGAATGTCACGTTCGAACTCGCGGCGCCGCAAGCCAAGCAAGTGACCGTCTCGGGGGAATGGGCACAGAACAAGCCCGAACTGCTGGTGCGCGACGACAAGGGGGTCTGGCGCGTGACGATTCCGCTCGCCCCCAACATTTACTCTTACACGCTGCGGGTCGATGGCGCGCCGATCGTCGATCCCAAAAATTCGCAGGTGAAGACCGGGCGGAGCTTGACGAACTATGTGCTGGTCCCGGCCAACCCACCGGCCTCGTACGAGTTGCAAGCGGTCCCGCATGGCACGCTGACGGTCCACACTTATACGTCCAAGGTCAATGGCGCCGAGCGCGGCTTGGTGGTCTATGCACCGCCGGGCTACGAAGTGGACACCACGAAGAAGTATCCCGTGCTCTACTTATTGCACGGCGCTGGTGATGACGAGACCGGCTGGACCGCGTACGGCAAGGCCCATTGGATCGCCGACAACTTGCTCGCCGCCGGCAAGATCGAACCGATGCTGATCGTGATGCCGCACGGGCACATTAGCAATGCCAACGTCAAAGGCCCCTCAACGGTGGCCGAAGTGTTCGAGCGCGATCTGCTGGGAGATGTCATCCCATTGGTTGAATCGCGCTACCGGGCCAAGACCGACGCAGGCAGCCGCGCGATCATGGGCTTGTCGATGGGAGGAAGCCAGTCGTTCTTTGTCGGGTTGCGCAACGCCGACCGTTTCGCGTACGTCGGCGTGTACAGTTCGGGCATCTTGCGCGACGGCAAGAATGAAACACTCGACCAGGTACTGGCCGCGCCGGACAAGTACAACCAACAGCTGCGCTGGTTCTGGATTGGTTGCGGCAGCGACGATCGCGCCTTTGCCAACGTCGAGCAAGCTGACAGCAAGCTCACCAGCTCGGGCGTTCGCCACACGCTGCATCGCTCGGCAGGGGGGCACACCTGGCAAGTCTGGCGCGAGTATCTGCGGATCACGCTGCCCGAGCTGTTTCGTCAAGATTCGACGAGCCCGAGATGAGCGATCGGCTATCGTCGCAATTCGCACAACCAGCGAATTTCCTCAAGTCGTTGAACTGCGACAACTTGGCGGAGCCGCTTCCCTTGCTGGTTAGATGTTGGCAACGCTCCGGTCACGGCTGCGGCAAGAACCGTATCAGAAGGGGTAGCCGAAGTGGGCAGCAAAATAGTTGAGGCGAGCCCCGCCGTGGCGTGGTAGACCAAAGATTAAAAACCGTCAAGCTGGGTGCGGATTTCCCCCATCCCGAGTAGACTGAAGCATTCGTAATCCGTCGGCACGCATCCCCGACAAGATTACCGGTTTGCCCCACCTATGAGCGTCCCTCTCGTGCAGAACGGCGCGACGCCTCCCACCTTAGCAACAATGAAAACCGGCTGGCATCCCGCCGGTCGCCCAACGCATCGCCATTGGCCCGGAATATGATTTCCAAACTCACGGGCGTGCAAGCGCACCAACCAACGCCGCCGTCTCAACCTGGCCCCGGTACGCCTGGCCCAGGGATGACGCCCACCCCCGCCACACCGGAACAACCGCCAACGCACTTGCCGGCTTCGCGGCCGCCCGATCTGGTCACGCGGCGCGAGCCGAAACACAGTTGGGTGGGCTGGCTGGTAATCCTGGCCATGATCGGGCTGGGAGCGGGATATCTGTACTACCGGGGCGTCACCTGGGAGCAAACCAAGGCCTGGGTCACGGAACATGCCAAGACCTTGGCCGGTTCGCGGCCGCCGGTCGCCGCCCCCAAGGCGCGCCTGGTGCCGGTGGTGACCGCGACCGCGCGCACGGCCAACGTGAACCTGTACCTGAACGGCCTGGGCTCGGTGACGGCGTTCTATACCGTCACGCTTCGTAGCCGAGTCGACGGCGAGTTGCTGAAAGTCGGCTTCGAGGAAGGTCAGATCGTCGGCCAGAACGACGTGCTGGCCGAGATCGACCCGCGGCCGTTCAAGGTGCAACTGGAACAAGCCAAGGGACAACTGGTCAAGGATCAGGCGGCGTTGCGGCTGGCGATGCTCGACTTGGATCGGTACACGTCGCTGGTCTCGTCAAATTCGGTCACTCAACAACAGGTCGACGCCCAACGCGCGCTGGTCAAGCAAAGCGAGGGGGCGATCCAGACCGATCAAGGGATCATCGACAGCGCCGAGTTGCAGATCACCTACTGCACCATTCGCTCGCCGATCAACGGCCGGATCGGCCTGCGACTGGTCGACCCGGGCAACATCGTTCACGCCACCGACGTGAACGGCCTGGCCGTGATTACCCAACTGCAACCGATCGCGCTCTTGTTCACGATTCCCCAGGATGAAATTGCCCGGGTCCAGCGCAAGGTCAATGCCGGCGAGACGCTGACGGTCGAAGCCTGGGACCGAGACTTCCGCAACAAGTTGTCGGTCGGCGCGTTGTTGGCCTTGGACAATCAGGTTGACCCGACGACCGGCACCGTGCGACTGAAGGCCAAGTTCTCGAACGAGGACAACCTGCTGTTCCCCAATCAGTTTGTCAACGCCCGGCTGCTGATCGACACGCGGCACGATGCCACGGTCGTCCCTTCGGCCGCGGTCCAGCGCGGCCCCGACTCCTGGTTCACGTATGTGGTGAAAGAAGACGACACGGTCGAGTTGCGTAGTCTGACCCCCGGTTCGACCGAAGGTGACCAGACGATTATCGAAGCGGGTATCGCCCCGGGCGAGGTCGTGGTGACCGACGGCGTCGATAAGCTGCTGCCTGGTTCCAAGGTCTCGCGGCGCGGGCAGGGGACGGGCAAGCATGGCGCAGTTCCTGGGAAGCAAGCCGCGCCGGCACAACCGACGGGCGAAAAGGGGACGACGGAATCAAAGCCCGCTCCAGAATTGAAGCCTGCACAGGAACCAGCCGGCAGCGCTGCGAAGCGAGGGAACTAAATGAGTCCCTCCCGACCGTTCATCTTGCGCCCCGTGGCCACCGTGTTGTTGATGGTGGCGATTCTGCTGGTCGGCGGCGTGGCCTACTTTCAACTGCCGGTAGCGGCGTTGCCCCAGGTCGACTATCCGACCATCCAGGTGATCACGTTCTACCCGGGCGCCAATCCCGAGGTGATGACGTCGTCGGTCACCGCGCCGCTTGAACGCCAATTCGGCCAGGTGCCGGGCCTGGCCCAAATGACGTCGATCAGCTCGGACGGCAGCTCGGTAATCACGCTCCGCTTCATTCTTGAACTGAACATCGACATCGCCGAGCAACAGGTCCAGGCGGCGATCAACGCCGCGTCGAACTATCTCCCCAAGGACTTGCCCAACCCGCCGATCTACAGCAAGAGCAACCCGGCCGACGCGCCGATCCTAACGCTGGCCCTGTCGTCCAAGACGTTGCCGCTCTCCAAGGTGCAAGACCTGGCCGACACGCGGCTGGTGCAGAAGATTTCGCAACTGTCGGGCGTGGGTCTGGTCAGCATCAGCGGCGGACAGAAGCCGGCCATTCGCGTCCAGGCCAACCCGACGGCGCTGTCGGCCCTGGGGCTGAACATGGAAGACCTGCGGCTGGCGCTGACCCAGGCCAGCGTCAACCAAGCCAAGGGGAGCTTCGACGGCAGCAGCCAGGCGTTTACGATCGGCGCGAACGATCAACTGTTGACGAGCGAGCAATATCGCAAGCTGATCATCGCCTATCGCAACGGCGCGCCGGTTTATCTTTCGGACGTGGCCACCGTGGTCGATGGGGCCGAGAATATCCGACAGGCGGCCTGGATGAACGACACGCCGGCCATCATCGTCAATATTCAACGCCAGCCGGGGGCGAACATCATCGAGGTGGTCGACTCGATCAAGGCGCTGCTGCCGCAGATGCGCGAATCGCTGCCGGCCACGGTCCAAGTTTCGATTCTGACCGACCGAACCGTCACCATTCGGGCCAGCGTCCATGACGTGCAGTGGGAACTGCAACTGACCGTGGCGCTGGTGGTGATGGTCATCTTTCTGTTCCTGCGCAACATCCCGGCCACCATCATTCCCAGCGTGGCCGTGCCGCTGTCACTGATCGGCACGTTCGGCGTGATGTACCTGCTGGACTACAGCTTGAACAACCTGAGTTTGATGGCGCTGACGATCTCGACCGGATTCGTCGTCGACGACGCGATCGTGATGATCGAAAACATCATGCGCTACATCGAAGAAGGGGAAACCCCGCTCGAGGCGGCGCTGAAGGGCTCGGCGCAGATCGGCTTTACAATCGTCTCGCTCAGCGTGTCGCTGATTGCCGTGTTGATTCCCTTGCTGTTCATGGGGGACATCGTCGGCCGGCTGTTTCGTGAGTTTGCCGTCACGCTCAGCGTGACGATTCTGGTCTCGGCGGTGGTCTCGCTGACGCTCACGCCGATGATGTGCGCCAAACTATTGAAGCAGCACACCGGTGAACGGCAAAGCTGGTTCTATCGTGTCTCGGAGCGGGCGTTCGACGCCACGATTGCCTGGTACGGCGAGACGCTGACCGTTGTGCTGCGCCACCGGTTCATCACGTTGCTGGTGGCGATCGCGACGTTGGCCGGCACGGTGTACCTGTACATCATCGTTCCCAAAGGGTTCTTTCCGGTGCAGGACACCGGCGTGATCATGGGAATCTCGGAAGGGCCGCAAAGCATCTCCTTTGACGCCATGCTGGTCAAGCAACAGGAGCTGAACCGCGCCATCCTCGAGGATCCGGCGGTTGACGGCCTATCGTCGTTCATCGGCATCGACGGCGTGAACAGCACGCTGAACACCGGACGGATTCAAATCAACCTGAAGCCGCTCGAGGAGCGGAAGATATCGGCGACCGAGATCATTCGCCGACTGAACAAGCACTTGGAATCAATCCAAGGAATCACCTTGTTCATGCAACCGGTGCAGGATCTGACGGTCGAGACGCGCGTGAGCCGCACGCAGTACCAGTACAGTCTGGAAGACCCCGACGCCGAGGAGCTGAGAGACTGGGCGCCGCGCTTCCTGGCCCGGCTGCAAGCCTTGCCCGAGCTGCGTGATGTGGCCAGCGATCAACTGAACGACGGTCAGCAAACGCGGGTGGTGATCGATCGGGACACGGCGTCGCGCTTGGGCATTACGCCGCAGATGGTCGACGACGCGTTGTACGACGCCTTTGGCCAGCGGCAAGTGCTGATCATGTTCACTCAGATGAATCAGTACCGCGTCGTGCTGGAAGTGAAGCGCGATTTCCGCGACGAGCCCAAGGACCTGACCGAGATATACATTCGCACGCTCAGTGGAGGCAAAGTGCCGCTCGGCGCCTTTGCCCACGTCGAACACAAGAAGACGCCGCTGTCGATCAATCACCAGGGACAATTCCCCGTGGTGACCATCTCGTTCAATCTGGCCCCGCACGTGTCGCTGGGCGACGCGGTCGAGGCGATTCATCGCGTGCGAGCTGACTTGAACATGCCGGCCAGCATTCAGGCTGGCTTCCAAGGGACCGCCGAGGCGTTTCAGGCGTCGCTCAAGAACGAACCGTTGCTGATTCTGGCCGCGCTGATCACCGTTTACATCGTGCTGGGGGTGCTCTACGAGAGCTACGTCCACCCGATCACCATTCTGTCGACGTTGCCTTCGGCCGGCGTGGGCGCCTTATGGGCGTTGCTATTGACCGGGGACGATCTGAGCGTGATCGCGCTGATTGGCATCATTCTGTTGATCGGCATCGTGAAGAAGAACGCCATCATGATGATCGACTTCGCNNNNNNNNNNNNNNNNNNNNNNNNNNNNNNNNNNNNNNNNNNNNNNNNNNNNNNNNNCCGATCATGATGACGACGATGGCCGCGCTGTTGGGGGCGGTGCCGCTGGCCATGGGGACCGGCGTCGGGTCCGAGTTGCGCAGGCCGCTGGGTATTACGATCATCGGTGGCTTGATCTTCAGCCAGATCCTCACGCTGTACACGACGCCGGTGATTTACCTGGCGTTCGATTCGCTGGCCCGCTGGCTGGGCTTCACTTCCAAGCGGATCGGAAACGGCGATGAAAGAATCGGCGATGAAGCGCTCGTGGAGGCGACATGAGCCTGTCGACTCCGTTCATTCATCGACCGGTCGGAACCACCCTGCTGACGGCGGCGATCATGCTGGCCGGAGCGCTCGGCTACTTCTTCCTGCCGGTCGCGCCGCTGCCGCAAGTTGACTTCCCCACCATTCAAGTTTCGGCCGCGCTCCCCGGCGCCAGCCCCGAGACGATGGCCTCGGCCGTCGCCACGCCGCTGGAACGAAGCTTTGGCCGCATCGCCGGCATCACCGAAATGACGTCGACCAGCTATCTGGGGACGACGAGCATCACGCTGCAATTTGACCTGAACCGGAACATCGACGCGGCGGCTCGCGACGTGCAGGCGGCGATCAACGCCGCGCGCGGCCGGCTGCCGGCGAGTCTGCCGAACAATCCGACCTACCGCAAGATCAACCCCGCGGACTCGCCGGTGATGATCCTGGCCTTGGTCTCCGAGACCTATGGCAAGGACAAGATGCATGACGCCGCCGCGACCATCTTGCAACAAAAACTGTCCCAGGTGCGCGGCGTGGGCCAGGTACTGGTCGGCGGCGGCGCGGCTCCGGCCGTGCGAGTCGACGTCAATCCCACGATCATGAATCACTTTGCCCTGGGACTCGATACGGTGCGGCTGGCGCTCGGCTCGGCCAACGCCAATCGTCCCAAGGGCCAAATCGCCGACGATAAGCAAAGCTGGTCGATCAACACCAACGATCAGTTGCTCGAAGCCAAGGAATACCGCCCGTTGATCGTCGCCTATAAAAACGGCGCGCCGGTGCGACTGGAGGATGTCGCCACGGTGACTGATTCGGTCGAAGACGTTCGCGCGGCGGGCTATTTCAATGGCCGGCCCTCGATCAGCGTGATCGTCTATCGGCAACCCAATGCCAACATCATCGACACAGTCGATCGGGTCCGCGCGCTGTTGCCCCAGTTGCAGGCCGAGATACCCGCCGGCATCCGCCTGCTGGTGTCGCTCGACCGGACGACGACCATCCGCGCCTCGGTCGAGGACGTGCAGTACACGCTCGTCCTCTCGGTGGCCCTGGTGATCTTGGTGGTGTTCGTGTTCTTGCGCAGCGTGCGGGCCACCATTATCCCCAGCATTGCCGTACCGGTCTCGCTCGTCGGCACGTTCGGCGTGATGTACCTGTGCGGGTATAGCTTGAACAACCTGTCGCTCATGGCCCTGACCATTGCCACCGGCTTTGTCGTCGATGACGCCATCGTGGTCATCGAAAACATCATGCGCCATCTCGAAGCGGGTATGCGCCCGCTGCCCGCCGCCTTGCTGGGGGCGAAAGAAATCGGCTTCACGGTCCTTTCGATCAGTGTTTCGCTGGTGGCGGTGTTCATCCCGATTCTGCTGATGGGCGGGATTAT carries:
- a CDS encoding SGNH/GDSL hydrolase family protein produces the protein MQRTIRLLAVALLLFVGNFVARSASAEPALRSGDRLAIAGDSITEQKLYSKYIEAYVLACSGLKNLKVLQFGWGGETALGFTPRVEPDLGLFKPTVVTLCYGMNDGGYRPYDDGVGANYEKNMRNVLAKLQGLIVRTIVVGSPGAVDDHFFRPGQMLGDRPAHVAYNENLGRLRDIDRRLAQENKLLFADVHQPMIDTMRRAQAALGEKYPVCGPDGFHPGPNGQLIMAYAFLKGLGFDGEIGTITVDMRGSAAASPGHTVLNYAAGAVELESVRWPFCFDGSPKAWDGTRSILPFLPFNQDLNRLTLKVTNLDAPKAQVKWGKETKEFTREQLAEGVNLAAEFDVTPFDASFKKLIDTIGGKQSFETYLIKNLSLTSRTMVGELKSDAAAQSAMQTLMARGVARQQELDEQVHAALGPVKHSLTITAVK
- a CDS encoding tartrate dehydrogenase, with the translated sequence MKTFRIAIYPGDGIGVEVTAEAVRVLEALERQAGTFRLEKTSLPWGVEFYKQTGAVVPENFLEVLRPFDAILLGAVGWPTLLPDHFTLAPLVRIRQAFDQYACVRPAKLYPGVRGPLAGRGPDDIDLVVIRENSEGEYVDIGGRFKVGQPDECAMQTAIHTRHGVERILRFGFDLARRRRKHLTMITKSNAQRYSYVMWDEILEELRGQYPDVAADRQHCDAAAMNFVRCPQTFDVVVASNLFGDLLTDLGGVISGGLGLAPSTNTNPERKFPSMFEPVHGSAPDIAGRGLANPVAAILSAAMMLDWLELFEAAAVVRRAVERTLAAGHGTPDLGGKLTTAQMGDRVIEALRN
- a CDS encoding transposase encodes the protein MPRPHRADEAGGLYHALNRANGRRRIFRKDADYDAFERVLAAGLQRYAVELYAYQLMPNHWHLVLRAGRNGEMSRFMRWITATHTMRHHAHYHTAGQGHLYQGRFKSFPIQDDAHFLAVCRYVERNAVRAQLARRAEQWRWGSLWRWRQRVEPAPQLLSAWPIPRSAQWMANVNKPLARSELERLRHAAQRGTPYGEAAWVETTARRLKLDSTLRPRGRPRVRLNNQ
- a CDS encoding peroxiredoxin, coding for MATTLKIGDPAPNFTAEAHDGTKVSLAALRGRPVVVYFYPKDNTSVCTAQACAFRDSYEDFVKAGATVIGISSDSLESHRQFAAERKLPFLLVSDADGSLRRAFAVPKTLGIIPGRVTYVIDGQGIVRHVFNAQFSADRHIAEALRVVQSLAAH
- a CDS encoding esterase yields the protein MTRSIVLGLVWSLAAAAWDVNVQGGNVTFELAAPQAKQVTVSGEWAQNKPELLVRDDKGVWRVTIPLAPNIYSYTLRVDGAPIVDPKNSQVKTGRSLTNYVLVPANPPASYELQAVPHGTLTVHTYTSKVNGAERGLVVYAPPGYEVDTTKKYPVLYLLHGAGDDETGWTAYGKAHWIADNLLAAGKIEPMLIVMPHGHISNANVKGPSTVAEVFERDLLGDVIPLVESRYRAKTDAGSRAIMGLSMGGSQSFFVGLRNADRFAYVGVYSSGILRDGKNETLDQVLAAPDKYNQQLRWFWIGCGSDDRAFANVEQADSKLTSSGVRHTLHRSAGGHTWQVWREYLRITLPELFRQDSTSPR
- a CDS encoding MdtA/MuxA family multidrug efflux RND transporter periplasmic adaptor subunit, which codes for MTPTPATPEQPPTHLPASRPPDLVTRREPKHSWVGWLVILAMIGLGAGYLYYRGVTWEQTKAWVTEHAKTLAGSRPPVAAPKARLVPVVTATARTANVNLYLNGLGSVTAFYTVTLRSRVDGELLKVGFEEGQIVGQNDVLAEIDPRPFKVQLEQAKGQLVKDQAALRLAMLDLDRYTSLVSSNSVTQQQVDAQRALVKQSEGAIQTDQGIIDSAELQITYCTIRSPINGRIGLRLVDPGNIVHATDVNGLAVITQLQPIALLFTIPQDEIARVQRKVNAGETLTVEAWDRDFRNKLSVGALLALDNQVDPTTGTVRLKAKFSNEDNLLFPNQFVNARLLIDTRHDATVVPSAAVQRGPDSWFTYVVKEDDTVELRSLTPGSTEGDQTIIEAGIAPGEVVVTDGVDKLLPGSKVSRRGQGTGKHGAVPGKQAAPAQPTGEKGTTESKPAPELKPAQEPAGSAAKRGN